The following DNA comes from Acidimicrobiales bacterium.
CAGTCCCGCAGCTTGTAGGCGACCGCGCCCTGGCCCCGGCCGTGCTCCTCGAGCATCTCCGTGATGCGGGCCTTGGCCTCCTCCGTCGGCAGGCCGTCGATGACCGGCGAGTTGACGGCCCGCCCCTGCCCCTCGTAGGCCTCGTCCCACTTCCACTCCTCGGGGGCCTCGACCACGCACACCACCGGGAGGCCGAACTGCTGGGCGAACTCGAAATCCCGCTGGTCGTGGGCGGGGACGGCCATGATCGCTCCCGTGCCGTACCCGGCCAGGACGTAGTCGGCCACGAACACGGGGATCTGCTCGTCGTTCACCGGGTTGGTCGCGTACGAACCCGTGAACACGCCGGTCTTCCGGCGGCCCGTGCTCAGGCGGTCGACGTCGCGGATGCCACTCACCTCGGTCCGGTAGCCGCTCACGGCCTCGGCCGGCGTGGAGGTGCCGGCGGTCCAGTTGACGGGCGTGCCGGCCGGCCACTCCGCCGCCACCAGGCCCTCCAGGTCGCCGTACTCGGGGGCCACCACCATGAAGGTGGCGCCGTAGAGGGTGTCGGGCCTGGTCGTGTAGACCTCGACGGGCCTGCCGGCGGTGGGGAAGAACACCCGGGCGCCGGTGGAACGGCCGATCCAGTTGCGCTGCATCGCCTTGATCGGCTCGGGCCAGTCGAGGCGGTCGAGATCCTCGAGCAGGCGTTCGGCGTAGGCCGTGATCCGCATCTTCCACTGCCGCAGGGGCACGCGCGAGACGGGGTAGTTGCCGCGCTCGCTCCGGCCCTCGGAGGTGACCTCCTCGTTGGCCAGGACGGTGCCGAGAGCCGGGCACCAGTTGACCAGGGCGTAGTCCTGGTACACGAGCCTCTCGACCCGGTCGTCGGGCGCCTCGCTCACCGGCCGGGCCCGCCTGGTCTCCGGGTCGAACCAGGCGTTGTAGAGCTGGAGGAAGATCCACTGGGTCCAGCGGTAGTAGTCGACGTCGGTGGTGGCGATGGACCGGCGCCAGTCGAAGCCGAGCCCGAGCCGCTCCATCTGGCGGCGCATGTTGGCGACGTTCTCCTCGGTGGTGACCCGAGGGTGCTGTCCGGTCTGGACGGCGTACTGCTCGGCGGGCAGCCCGAAGGCGTCGAAGCCCATCGGGTGCAGGACGTTGTAGCCGGTCATGGTCTTGAACCGGCTGAACACGTCGGTGCCGATGTAGCCGAGCGGGTGGCCCACGTGGAGCCCGGAGCCGCTGGGGTAGGGGAACATGTCCAGCACGTACAGCTTCGGACGGTCGGCCACCCGGTCGAAGCCGGCCGCCAGGTTCCCCGTCGGGTTGGGCGTGTGCTGCGTGCCCTCCTCGGCCCACCGGCGCTGCCACTCCACCTCGATGCGGCCGGCCAGCGCGGCGGTGTAGCGGTAGGGGGGCGCCTCGGCCATGCGGCCAACGGTATGCGACGGGTCGCCAGACTCCATCGCATTCCCGAGACGTCGGGAGCCCGGCACCGCGCGGTGTCACATCCGGGTCGTAATCTACGAACATGTGTTCGATAAATCATGAGCGAGGAGACGAGGTCGGCCCCGGCTATGATCAACAACCCCGGGGGCGTAGCTCAGTTGGTAGAGCGCCTGCATGGCATGCAGGAGGTTCGTGGGTTCGATTCCCATCGCCTCCACCACCCCTCCAAGCGTGGATCACAGCTGTCGGATTCACGCTCGGAGGATTCATCGCCGGGGAAGGCTGCTTCAGCGTCACGCGCAAGCTGCCGGCGTACCGTGACGGGTCGGAACGGCTCCGCTTCGTGTTCACCGTGACCATGGCGAGCCGCGACCGGCCGCTGCTCGTGGCACTCCGGTCGGCTCTCGGTGTGGGCTCCATCACCGATCGCCCGAGCCGGAAGAAGGGTTGGGAGCCGGAGTCGACGTTCAGCGTCGGGTCGCACCGAGCTCATCGGCGGGCGACGATTCCGTTCGCAGAGGCGTTTCTGCTGCCCTGTGCCAAGCGCGAGCAGTTCGACCAATGGCGTGATCGGCTCTTCGCCTATGAGGAGGAGCATCCCAATCGCTGGGGCAACGGCCCATCGATGTGCTCGGTCCCGGGATGCGTCAAGCCCGTAAGAGGGCAGGGTCTGTGCCGCACCCACTACCACCATGTCACCGGCTACTGACTGGGCCTCATTCGTCGGCGGCCTGATCGCCGGCGAAGGGACCTTCGTCTGCACCGGGCGACGGCCCAGCTTCACATTCTCGATACGTCTCGGTGCGGCCGATGGGGACCTGTTGAGGGAGGTGAAGGAGTTCTTCGGCTGCGGCACCCTTCACTGGTATCCACGGCGCAAGGCCCACTACGACGACGAAATGGTCTTCCAGGTCCGGAGGCTGGCTGACCTGGTCGGCGTGGTGGTTCCTTACATGGACGAGCACCTCCCCCCCTCCTACAAGCGGCTGCAGTACGAAGCCTGGCGAGACAAGCTCGTCCTCTACTGCGACCAGCGGCCCCGGGGGCCCCGGCGGTGTGCCGTCCCTGGTTGTACGGAGCCGGCTCGGGCCTTGGATCGTTGCCGGCACCACTATTACCTGCTGACCGGTCGCTGACGGAGGGTCAGGCTGCCTTGAGCTGCGCCACCAGCGGGGTCAGGGCGCTGGAGTCGACCCCCGCCAGCCCGTAGAAGCTCATCCGGTCGACCAACCCGGCGAAGCGCTGGGCCAGCCGGGTGGGGACCTGACCGGGGTCCTCGGACACCACGGCAAAGGCGTCGAGGATGTCGTCGTCGATCAGGCGCCCCATGTCCTCCCAGCGGCCCTGCTTCGACAGCGAGTTGAGCTCGGACTGGAGGTCCCCCCAGCCGTGCAGCTCGAGGACGCTGCGGTAGGCGGGGGTCGATCCGTAGAAGGCGATCTGCTGGCGCACCGCCTGGCCGGTCTTGGTCATCTGGCTCTCGTCGGCGCCGGTGACGACGAAGGACGTGAG
Coding sequences within:
- the leuS gene encoding leucine--tRNA ligase: MAEAPPYRYTAALAGRIEVEWQRRWAEEGTQHTPNPTGNLAAGFDRVADRPKLYVLDMFPYPSGSGLHVGHPLGYIGTDVFSRFKTMTGYNVLHPMGFDAFGLPAEQYAVQTGQHPRVTTEENVANMRRQMERLGLGFDWRRSIATTDVDYYRWTQWIFLQLYNAWFDPETRRARPVSEAPDDRVERLVYQDYALVNWCPALGTVLANEEVTSEGRSERGNYPVSRVPLRQWKMRITAYAERLLEDLDRLDWPEPIKAMQRNWIGRSTGARVFFPTAGRPVEVYTTRPDTLYGATFMVVAPEYGDLEGLVAAEWPAGTPVNWTAGTSTPAEAVSGYRTEVSGIRDVDRLSTGRRKTGVFTGSYATNPVNDEQIPVFVADYVLAGYGTGAIMAVPAHDQRDFEFAQQFGLPVVCVVEAPEEWKWDEAYEGQGRAVNSPVIDGLPTEEAKARITEMLEEHGRGQGAVAYKLRDWLFSRQRYWGEPIPVVYDDDDRVHALPEDQLPVELPELDNYEPEVSDDPEDMTVPLPPLARARDWVDVTLDLGEGPRRYRRETNTMPQWAGSCWYYLRYLDPHNDRALVDPGIESYWMGDEEDKQPGGVDLYVGGVEHAVLHLLYARFWHKALYDLGHVTTPEPFQRLFNQGYVLANVFRDERGQPVPAVEVTEKDSVYYYEGRPVSREHGKMGKSLKNSVTPDEMYEAYGADTLRLYEMFSGPLDTSRPWETEAVVGVYRFLQRVWRLVVDEETGALRVTDAPLDDETRRELHRTIDAVRDGMETLRFNVSIARLMELTTALARSPEPSREGVEPLVLMLSPLAPHVGEELWERLGGAESVTRQPFPVADPEWTRQDHVTIAIQVKGKLRGTVEIDAGATGPQMEEAARAEPKVAGYLSEGNWRAIVVPGRLVNFVPA
- a CDS encoding LAGLIDADG family homing endonuclease — encoded protein: MAGEGCFSVTRKLPAYRDGSERLRFVFTVTMASRDRPLLVALRSALGVGSITDRPSRKKGWEPESTFSVGSHRAHRRATIPFAEAFLLPCAKREQFDQWRDRLFAYEEEHPNRWGNGPSMCSVPGCVKPVRGQGLCRTHYHHVTGY
- a CDS encoding LAGLIDADG family homing endonuclease, whose protein sequence is MSPATDWASFVGGLIAGEGTFVCTGRRPSFTFSIRLGAADGDLLREVKEFFGCGTLHWYPRRKAHYDDEMVFQVRRLADLVGVVVPYMDEHLPPSYKRLQYEAWRDKLVLYCDQRPRGPRRCAVPGCTEPARALDRCRHHYYLLTGR